GACTGTGTAGCATTTAACACATCTGCAGCTCAattgttttcatatttcaaCACAGTGGAGACACTTTGATGCACCTAAATGGAAAAAGTGCTTACTTTCAGCTGCTGAAGAGAGAATGGTTGGAGCCCATCAGAAGGGATGCTACATTTACATCCCTCTGACCCAAATGGACCTTTGTATAATCCAATGTAACACCTGAGTTTGGTGCACCAGTTCTACCAGTGTTAGATGCTcacaacaatttttttttctagctTCCAGTAATGGTGACCTTCCATTTGCTGTTAGATTACAGTAGATCTCTCATTATCCTTAAATATCATTGACTACTCTGAAGTCTTTCACCAACTAACAGACCTGATGCAGGAAAATAAAACTTATGACATCATCTCTACAGGAAGCTCAGGAGATGAGAGAGGACGATGATTTGAAGAGAGCCACTGAGCTCAGCTTGCAAGGTAAGAAATACAATTTACTCCCAGGAATCGTCAGCACACGCTTATTTGACCAACTGTGTTCAGCTGATTTTTGTATTGTGATGGTTGCTGTTGATCCCGCTCAGCTGGCAGCAGTGTGGCGATGTAAATAAGACTGAACGCAGCCACTAAACAAAGAAATTTGACTGGATATTTGCAGATCTGTTTAGTCAGcacaaacaaatgtttaaagtgTTCTTTAATCAGACTCTGAGCAATGTGAAAATACTGCACCGGCgtcatcatctcctcctcattCAACAGAGTTTAACAACTCTCTGCCCGATCTGCTCTGCTCGGATGATGACTCTGGCAACGAGGATGTGCTGGACATGGAGTACACTGAAGCAGAAGCCGAGAACCTGAAGAGAAACGCAGAGGTATATCCAGCTGGCACACAGTGTAAAATGCTGCAGAGcacaaaaaacagcaaatagTTTATTCACGTTAAATACAACGGATGTATAATCactatgcaaaaataaaaacagtgttttACAAATGTAAACCTTAATAAAGGGTCAGTTTACACACCACAGATAAAGTCTTAGATAATCTGCAGGACACTGAGTTGATTATGAATCAGAACATGGTGAAATACACGCACTGATTAAGAAACTGCAGAATAAGTTAAATAAAGCAGCAGACTGATGATAACTTATTGGTTGTGGCCTGCATTAACCTGCCTATGTATCCTGTAATCCACAGAGTGGGGAGTTGGCCAACTCGTTCAGACTCATCAGTGTGGTCAGTCACATCGGGAGCAGCTCCTCCTCTGGTgagcacttgtgtttgtttgtgcctcCGAGTTTAGGTCCTCATGTGTTTTGACAGTGACAAATTATTCAGGAACAATGAAGATGAGTCAAAACTGTGTATGAACACTTTAAGGAACTGCTTTGATGTTTACGCTGCTTTATTTATATCCCTTATTATCTCAAATGTCAATGAAGAAATTGGCAGCcagaaataaagtttatttatattaagAATCCTTAAATTATCAGGGAAAACACTGCTGGATGAAACTGTGTGGTCTTTACTTGGTGTGGGTTTGTGGGTCTCTTGCctttagttttgtcttcagcAGTAAATTTTGTGAGAGCCTCAAATAATGGTCAGCACCTTTCAGCAAAAACATGATCTAGCCTGTCCTGATCTGATATTAGATGATGAATATTAGCTGACCAggtaaaacagaattgaaatctAAGACATTAGCTAACTTAATGGTTGTAGGTTTTAGGAGGAGCCACTGATAATGTggctataaaaatgttttttgttttttaatctttcagGCCACCAACAcagtggaatttaaaaaaaaaaagaaaaagtatcaTTATCCAAACACTTATTTACCTGACTGTATACTAAAGCTAGAACCATAAAGTTAGCTCATGTGTCAGGCAGAGGTTATATTTGTCCAATAACTTTGGATAAATGCTGGTGACATCATCCTTGTCTATACGTGGATGGCGTGGGTGTGCCCTCTGTGTCTGTCGCTGTCGTGACTATAGACTTCAAGAACCAAATGCTTGCTCTGTGAACAAATATTGATAGATTGTTCCCCATCTTTATCTTCCCTGTAGGCCATTACATCAGTGACGTGTACGACATGAAGAAACATTCGTGGCTGACCTACAATGACCTGGACGTGTCTCGCACGCAGGAAGCAGCTGTCCAGCGAGACCGTGACCGTAGCGGATACATCTTCTTCTACATGCACAAGTGAGTGTGCAAGTCCTCCTGTCAGCTGGTTATAGATGTCACTGTAATGATGTGAGATGCCGTGCTAATAACACGCTGCTACCTTGTGATCTCTCAGGGATGTGTTCGAGCAGCTATCTGAGATGGAGAGATCTGGAGCCGGAAGCACCTCAGAGGCAGGAAGGAATGTCCTGCAGCCCCTCTGAGCGCAACGTCTTTGGACGCCCACCCACACTCAACCACAGCTGATCCTGTTAGATAAAGCTGCCCTGTGAATCCTCCTATACTACTGATTGCCGTCCCTTTTAGGTAGCCTTCAGGCATTTCCTTTTTCCTCTACAGATCACTAAAGGCCAGGATAAAAATAACACCTGATGATGCCGACACAGGGGCTGACCTGTCAAGACTCTTTCAGATACCAGAAATGCAGTTAAAATGTTCCGTGGATCAATTTTTGCCTCCGTGTTTTTGGGGCTGGAGTCTTTCTTTGCTATCATTTTATCAACGGTTTTGTAAggtttaattttgttgtttctttcttaaAGACTTTTCTTCAGACTTTTACTTCAAACTATCAAACACTGGGCGCTCCTGGTGCTTTGTAGATTGTATGTTTGCAGACCCCTTTATTTCCCATATAAGCAAAATAAAGATATATTCTATGTTGGAGTATAAGCTATTATAGAATTTAGAGGGTTGTTGTATTTAGCGGGTACATTTGGTGCAATATTTGTTACTGGCACAAACTGGTCCATTCAAAACAGCTTTCTGTCCCACAGTGTGGATGTCTTCCCAGTTGCTTTTTGTACTTCATGTGCAACctgatatttttttgtgtgattaTTTCCATATTTTAGAGGTGTGAAAGAACGTGCATTCATTAATATTTAACTGAGCTTTTCTCAGTTGATCacactttgttgtttgtttggggttttgaCCTTGTGCCTCCCAAGAAAAGTTTTATAAATATGTGCATACAAGCTTTACTTTGGAAAGTCGCACAACCttgttgtttttgaatgtttgtCAAATCTGAAACAGTGTGCAAGTCAGAGTTTCTTCTATAAAGCCAAcagatttttatatttattgcaTATAGAAGGGGGTTGGTTTCTCTTAATTAGCCCAAAATATGAGCCAAGGCAAATGGAAGTCATTACTACTTTATAACCAGAGAAGATACAGTACCTGTTGCATAATATCTTTTATTTCAACACCTTTAGAACAAGTGTTAAGCATTTAAAGTGCCCCTGTTATGCTCATTTACATGGTTAAAGTGTAACTGTGGGATTAAACGCCTTATTGTTCAGGGAAGGAACCCGTTATCTGCTCCGTTTTAGTGCCTGTCCCTTCAAGGCACCTGTCTTCTGCTCTGATTGGTCAGTTGATAACATTAATATTCTCAGACTGACTGTTAAAGCTGTAGCCATGTTTGGAAGACGTTTTTACCTGTAAATACAGTCGGAATCACCTGTTGAttctttatttcaaaatgtgCCAAACTCACTGCTACTAGGGCAGTACATCGTGATGTAGATTCGTTATGGACTACAAACAATGCCTTTTagcagctctgtgtttttgttttaaagcagTTTCACCCTACAAGTATTTATTCAATGATGGAATAAATAAACAGTAGTGAGTGTTGGAGATGCTGGATATTTTCACTTCTGTTTGTCTTCTGGTCTATAACTGTAgggagattttattttattttttaattttaaaaagcataaaagGGGCACTTTATGAACCAGTTCCTGTCAGGCATGAAATATGTGGAATATTCTGTTTATTACTGGGCACCGACTGTGTAACTTTTATtctgtgaaaggaaaaaaaaaaaaagctcactcGTACACATGCTATTATAGACTTAATCTGTACAGCAGATTATTCCCTCAAATTAGCACAACATGGCATTAATTTCAAAAATTAAATCACTGCAGACCAAATTTGACACAACTTCTGTCTTTATATTTGGGGATTTTAGGAAGTGTGCACTGATTAGCCGACTTCCTGTTGCACCACGCTGTGTTAATTCTCCAGGTGTTTTAATGTCTGCATTGATTGACGTTTCTTAAATGCCTCTCCTGAACATGCTGTCCTACACGCAGTGTAAAGAGCATAACATGTATTAGTGAAGTGAGAATGAACAGCTTTTTCTACCCTTCATACACAACCGACTCTTCCTAAAGcagattttaataaaatattccaATGAAAGAACAGACGTTTTTTGGTGTTTGAAACTCTTCAGCAGAGCTCACATCAAGTGTTTTTTCAGGAGGTCAGACTGTTTAGTGACAAGTCATTTTATAATACAGACTGTAGTGGGTGTCTTCAAATAAATATAAGAACCACAACAGTATAGAAGCAGTTTCCACCATCACATAGTGCAATATTTAATCTCAGGCCTGCAGGCAGCAGTCAGGGTCACCTGTCCTGACTGCACCTCTTCATCAGGGGGTCTAGGTGTCGGCCTGTGAGTCTGCTGTACTCGCTCAGGATGTAGTTTTCTCTCTGCTGCATCTGCAAACATGTTACACCTTTAATCAACATCGAACATCCAGACATCACACAGTTTGAAGTTCATAAAtttggtattaaaaaaaaaaagaaaaaaagactcagCTCATATAGATCTACCTATGGATGACAGATTAAAGGAAAAAACTGAGTCTTTGTAGATGTGATGATGGAGGCATCTTCTAAGGACTTCTAATGGGTTGTGATCTTGTGACTTGAGCACAAAGTGTATTTCCATTTGAGCTATAGTCTGAGTGGAGGaatgaatttggacacaaaGCCACTGTCTCCTTACAAACCTCAGTCCATTCTTCCTCTGTCTCGTGCCTGTAGCCCAGCAGGTGGCAGATCCCGTGCGCAGTGACAACCTGAAACAGGAACAATGAAACAGTTAATCACAGAAAATGGTACTGCTGTGCTTCATTTGGAAGCATTGACGGATTACACGCATGAGGGACAGGATAACTTAAGTTACTGTTTCATACAGTCAGCGCTCCGTGCAGATCCAGGGATTCCTCCTGACACTGCTTCATCACAAACTCCACCCCAAGGAAGATATCTCCAAGGTTCAGCTCGTCTCTGTGAAGGGGGCAGGGCAACTTCCCGGGCCTCAGGTCCTTAAATAAACCcccacaaaacacacagatattTGAGTGGAGAAGTTACCCCAACCCTGCAGATTGTGTTCATGTCTTTCCCACAAGATAGCACAGTAGGTCAACTTAACCTCAATTTTAACTAGTTAAGTCTTGAGTAACGCTGCACCCTAGTGGTGAAAGTTAGTTAAATTCTGTAGAGGGTAAATAAAAAGAGGCCCTTTAAGGAAGCTTTCCAAACTGAGTGAAGTGATCAGAGAGATGTACTACTATGCTGAGCCTAGAGTCAAAGTTTTTAGTGCCATAAAGGTTgctctcttttattttattttattttttacctggCTATATCACCATGGTAATATATGCCAAACAGGTAACCTGGTGCAGACCAGTAAGGTTCACAGTTTTGGTTTAAAATAGATGGAAAGCCACCAATTTCCGTCCCTGAGTGAATATTAAATAACATTAATATTAAAGGAGCTACTAAATACAAATAGATGCCCAAACAGTAAAATAATGTGCATACACTATCTCTCTTTCAAAACTCTTATTCACCTCATGCCGCTTTCCATAGAAGATAATATGGATGATTAGAAAAGGACACTATTAGCCATGATGCAAGCATTGGGCAACAGTTTTGACTGAAAGCCTTTTACACAGCATACGTGTAAGATCTGTAGAAATATTTTGAGCTTAAAAAATACTCTTCAGACTCATCTATGCCTAATGTAGCCATTCACACCAAAGGCATAATTTTACTGTACCAATGCCATTTTTTTCGGCCAAGCTTTACACAGTGGAAAACTGATACTGACACATGGCTGACAGTTACAATGAAATCAAATCAGCCTTCAGCTTTCTAATTGGGGTTGTTTTATTTCCCTTTCAGGATGTGGAGGGCCAGATTAAGATGGTTCACAGCTGCCTGTGACCCCCTGACTGTAGTTTGCCCTACAGCTCTTGATAAGTCCATTCAAAGGCTCTGCTTGCCCATGCTGTTAGATGGTGACATTGATGAGTCACAGAAGAAGCAGCTGGACGACAAAGGAGGCTTTTTCTGAAGCTCCATTTGGCCTTTGAAACTTTATGAATCTTTTATTGCACACAAAGCAGTGTaataaatcaaaaacagaagaagacgtcCAGAACacacccccaccaccaccagatCTCCACTAACAGAAGTGTGTTCATTCAAAACGTTTAGCTGCCATGTTTACCTCGTAGAATGGGAAAGACAGGACATCCGTGGGTGTGTTCTTCTTCCTGTAGATGTGATTGATCTGCTGCATCTTCTGGTTGTCCACGCAGATGATACCCAGGTCGAACTTCTGGATGCCCAGTATGTGTCTCAGCGTGACCACGTCCCTGCGCAGCCTGGCGCGCCGAAGAGGCACCACCTTCTGGAGGTTCCTCAAAACTACTCCCATTTTAAACAGCCGACACGAGAAGAGAACACAGCTACGGAAAGATCTCGGTACATAGGTGAAGGTTACCCACTAACCTATCTCCTACCTGGCAGCACTTTATTGTCGGTTGGTGAGCTTCGCCGTTAGCCACAAGCAAACTGTAGTCTCCGAGGTGACACGAATGCAGTCCCCGGGAAGTAGATAGTGTAGTTCTTTTCTGGTTTATACAGCTCTGATAACCTAATTTACATTCAtgaaatatattctttcttttaatagatatGGTCGCTTATCTGTTAACAACCGCCTCATTGGCCATAGCGGAACGAATGGTTTAGCATTACTAGCAGAAGGAGGACTGATAAGTTTGTCGGACCGGAACCGGATTTAGAAAAACGTGAGccaaaaaagcaacacaaaacagtaaaagGTGGGATCTTTTTTTACGCACTTCTTCGGGTATTCCTATAATTCTGTTAACTGGGGAACTTTATGAGCAGCCAAACAAACTTTACTAAGTAATACTTTCATGGTGTTAGCCTGTGCTAGCAGTGTAGCTACGAGTCTGTTttcgtcttttttttcttttttttttatcagcttttaagcttaaattctCCTCAGGCCGGAACTGCCTTACTGCTTGTTGCTATTCGAATGCTTAAAAACGTTAACATAAAACGTTATTTGAGCCATGAATACACCCAATCCGTTCGGTAGTGCCCATGGAGGAGCTTTCCAAGTCCCGAGCAGCAGCGTGAAGCCCAGCTTGTTCTCGTCATTTGGGCAGCAGAGCTCCAGCACACAGGCCCCGCAGAGTGTGGGATTTTTCGGTCAGCCGCCCCCTCAAGGAAGCAATATGTTTGGACAAGCCCCGGCCTTTGGACAGCCATCTGCGCAGACTTCAGCGTTTCCACAGCAGTCTGCCCAGGCTTCAGCGTTTGGACAGCCATCTGCGCAGGCTTCACCGTTTCCACAGCAGTCCGCCCAGGCTACAGCGTTTGGACAGCCATCTACGCAGGCTTCAGCGTTTGGACAGCCATCTGCCCAGGCTTCAGCGTTTGGACAGCCATCTACGCAGGCTTCAGCGTTTGGACAGCCATCTGCCCAGGCTTCAGCGTTTGCACAGCCATCTGCCCAGGCTTCAACGTTTGGACAGCAATCTGCCCAGGCTTCAGCGTTTGGACAGCCATCTGCCCAGGCTTCAGCGTTTGGACAGCCATCTGCCCAGGCTTCAGCGTTTGGACAGCCATCTGCCCAGGCTTCAGCGTTTGGACAGCCATCTGCCCAGGCTTCAGCGTTTGGACAGCCATCTGCCCAGGCTTCAGCGTTTGGACAGCCATCTGCCCAGGCTTCAGCGTTTGGACAGCCGTCATCAGGAGTAAGCAGCACGGGTTTTGGGggtggcacaacaccggctttTGGACAGACTGGAGGGCCTGGTCAGAGTTCAATGTTTGGGCAAACGCCTGCTTTTGGGCAGGCTTCGGGATTTGGCAAACAGCCACCAGCAATCGGCCAGCAGCCCTCTGGGTTTGGCAGCCCACTGAGACCCACAGTGAGTCAGCCTCAGCCTCTCGGGTTTGGAcagccatcatcatcatccaccaCTGCCACCACCAACGCCAGTCTGCTTGGGCCAGGTCAGAGCAGGAGCTTCGCACCATCTGAATTTAGTTTCAGGCCAGCCAATGAGGCACTTTTCAAACCCATCTTTAGTGCCAGTCCCGAGCCAACCAACCCCCCAACCACTTCACTGTCCAACTCAGCTTTTGGTGGGTCCCAGACAACCTCCAGCACCACCACCACGGCTGGTTTTTCTCTGTTGCCTAAGCCTGGGTCTTTAGGTTTCAGCTTCTCTGAACCAGCCTCAGCCCCCTCTATCTCCTCTCAAAGTAACCCACTAACAACTGACAGCAGTAGTGGTCCAGCTACCACTCTTCAGTTCACCTTCTCCCAACCAGCCACACTCACCAGCTCCAGCACTAAGGCTGCCACCACAGAGCCCACCACCCCGTCGTCTTTTAGCTTTACACCCAAAACCCTCCAGCCTCAGGCATCGCAGCTTTTTGGAGGAACAACTTTTGGTCAGCCCTCAGCTTTTAGTGAAACCAAAACCAAAGAAGAGGCTAGTACAGATGTTAAAGTCCATACTGCCCAAGGGGACATCAACATATTTGCACGGCTTGGCAAAGGCACCAAGCGGAAAGACGATCCACCAATCTCCAGCACCGGCCTTGAGAAATCAGCTGTCCCTGAGGAGGATGTTCCACCTGAAGCAGAGTCACCGAGACATCCCCCAAAGAGGCCGCTGATGAGGTCGCATGAC
This window of the Maylandia zebra isolate NMK-2024a linkage group LG16, Mzebra_GT3a, whole genome shotgun sequence genome carries:
- the ybey gene encoding endoribonuclease YbeY; this translates as MGVVLRNLQKVVPLRRARLRRDVVTLRHILGIQKFDLGIICVDNQKMQQINHIYRKKNTPTDVLSFPFYEDLRPGKLPCPLHRDELNLGDIFLGVEFVMKQCQEESLDLHGALTVVTAHGICHLLGYRHETEEEWTEMQQRENYILSEYSRLTGRHLDPLMKRCSQDR